One Burkholderiales bacterium genomic region harbors:
- the truB gene encoding tRNA pseudouridine(55) synthase TruB, which translates to MGGKWPKRAIDGVLLLDKPVGMTSNGALQHARRLYQAAKAGHTGNLDPLASGLLPICFGEATKFSHYLTDADKRYRAVIRLGQTTDTGDADGQVLETRPVEVSRAQVEAVLGRFVGEIEQVPPMHSALKYQGRPLYHYARKGVEVERAPRRVVIHELRLLDFTGDTLEVDVHCSKGTYVRVLAEDIGRLLGCGGHLAALRRTGVGPFSVDDAIALDRLEAMGEADRMAQLLPTDVLVADLPRIDLDADGAFYFRRGQALWLPRLEFSRVYRVYDEKQKFIGIAQVDRDGRLAPRRLLAESQAAAHQAGGGAGKSL; encoded by the coding sequence ATGGGGGGCAAGTGGCCGAAGCGCGCCATCGACGGCGTGCTGCTGTTGGACAAACCTGTGGGCATGACCTCCAATGGCGCGTTGCAGCACGCAAGGCGCCTCTACCAGGCCGCCAAGGCGGGCCACACCGGCAACCTCGACCCGCTGGCCAGCGGCCTGCTCCCCATCTGTTTCGGTGAAGCGACCAAGTTCTCCCACTATCTGACCGACGCGGACAAACGCTATCGCGCCGTGATCCGGCTGGGCCAGACCACGGATACCGGGGATGCGGACGGGCAGGTGCTGGAAACCCGTCCCGTCGAGGTCAGCCGGGCACAGGTGGAGGCGGTCCTGGGCCGTTTCGTGGGCGAAATCGAGCAGGTGCCGCCCATGCACTCGGCGCTGAAATACCAGGGGCGGCCCCTTTACCACTACGCGCGCAAGGGTGTTGAAGTGGAGCGCGCCCCCCGGCGGGTGGTCATCCACGAGCTGCGGCTTCTCGACTTTACGGGGGACACCCTCGAAGTGGACGTGCACTGCAGCAAGGGTACTTATGTCCGGGTGCTGGCGGAGGACATCGGGCGTCTTCTTGGCTGCGGCGGCCACCTGGCGGCGTTACGCCGGACCGGTGTCGGGCCGTTTTCCGTCGACGACGCCATTGCTCTCGACCGGCTGGAAGCCATGGGCGAGGCGGACCGCATGGCCCAGCTGCTGCCCACCGACGTGCTCGTTGCCGATCTTCCCCGCATCGATCTCGATGCCGACGGGGCTTTCTATTTCAGACGCGGCCAGGCGCTTTGGCTGCCGCGCCTGGAATTTTCTCGGGTTTACCGGGTTTACGATGAAAAACAAAAATTTATCGGCATAGCCCAGGTTGACCGGGATGGCCGGCTCGCCCCCCGCCGGCTTTTGGCCGAAAGCCAGGCCGCGGCGCACCAGGCGGGGGGAGGAGCCGGGAAAAGCTTGTGA
- the rimP gene encoding ribosome maturation factor RimP, whose protein sequence is MDLQALLEKTLPGLGYELVDLERGHRGRLIRLFIDKPGGVTIDDCVRVSNHLTRLLAVELDYDYDRLEVSSPGLDRPLKKAADFERFAGERAQLKLRVPVEGRRNVSGVLKGVHEGVLEMDVDGMLKTFELANIEKARLIPNI, encoded by the coding sequence ATGGACTTGCAGGCGCTGTTGGAGAAGACATTGCCCGGACTTGGGTACGAGCTCGTGGACCTGGAGAGGGGCCACCGAGGCAGGCTGATTCGCCTATTCATCGACAAGCCGGGCGGGGTCACCATCGATGACTGCGTGCGGGTGAGCAACCATCTCACCCGGCTGCTCGCGGTGGAGCTCGACTATGACTACGACCGCCTGGAGGTGTCGTCGCCCGGCCTGGACCGCCCCTTGAAGAAGGCCGCCGATTTCGAGCGCTTCGCCGGCGAGCGGGCGCAGCTCAAGCTGCGTGTGCCGGTGGAAGGACGTCGCAACGTAAGTGGGGTGCTCAAAGGCGTGCACGAGGGCGTACTGGAAATGGATGTGGACGGAATGCTGAAGACGTTCGAGCTCGCGAACATCGAGAAAGCGCGTCTCATCCCCAATATTTGA
- the rbfA gene encoding 30S ribosome-binding factor RbfA, which yields MAKDHSRLRRVAEQIRRELADLLRLEVKDPRIGMVTLTDVEVSNDYAHAKVYFSLLGDQARVQEALQGLQSAAGFLRSEVARRVKLRVMPQLHFVHDTSIERGMQMDKLIEAAIAEDAKRHQGE from the coding sequence ATGGCAAAGGATCATTCCCGTCTGCGGCGCGTTGCGGAACAGATCCGGCGCGAGCTCGCCGACCTGCTTCGCCTGGAAGTGAAGGACCCCCGCATCGGCATGGTCACCCTCACCGATGTGGAGGTCAGCAACGATTACGCCCATGCCAAGGTCTATTTCAGTCTCCTCGGTGACCAGGCGCGGGTCCAGGAGGCGCTGCAGGGCCTGCAGTCGGCGGCGGGTTTCCTGCGCAGCGAGGTGGCCAGACGGGTCAAATTGCGGGTGATGCCCCAGCTCCATTTCGTGCATGACACCTCCATCGAACGGGGCATGCAGATGGACAAGCTCATCGAGGCGGCGATCGCCGAGGACGCCAAACGTCATCAGGGCGAGTAG
- the rpsO gene encoding 30S ribosomal protein S15: protein MAVTTAEKAKIVREYQLAQGDTGSPEVQVALMTARINDLTEHFKTHVKDHHSRRGLLKLVSKRRKLLDYLKRTNADRYRALIDRLGLRK, encoded by the coding sequence ATGGCTGTCACCACCGCTGAAAAAGCAAAGATTGTGCGCGAGTACCAACTGGCGCAAGGCGATACCGGCTCGCCCGAGGTGCAGGTCGCGCTGATGACTGCGCGCATCAATGACCTCACCGAACACTTCAAGACCCATGTCAAGGATCACCATTCCCGCCGCGGTCTGCTCAAGCTGGTGAGCAAGCGGCGCAAGCTGCTTGACTATCTCAAGCGCACCAATGCGGACCGCTATCGGGCATTGATCGACCGCCTCGGTCTGCGCAAGTAA
- the nusA gene encoding transcription termination factor NusA: protein MSREILLVVDALAREKNVDREVVFSALELALASATKKRFHEDVDVRVSIDRETGKYETFRRWHVVPDEEYVDEGLQIPLSEARKKQPDIEVGGVIEEHLEPVEFGRIGAQTAKQVILQKIREAEREQILNDFLERKEHLVTGVIKRMERGNAIIESGRIEAVLPRDQMIPKENLRVGDRVRAYLLKIDRAARGPQLILSRITPEFLVKLFELEVPEIEEGLIEIKAAARDPGVRAKIAVKSNDPRIDPQGTCIGMRGSRVQAVTSELAGERVDIVLWSADPAQFVINALAPAEISSIVVDEDKHSMDVVVEENQLALAIGRGGQNVRLASELTGWDLNIMTAEEAQQKSAEEAERIMKEFMEKLDVDEEVAQVLVEAGFTSLEEIAYVPLSEMLEIEAFDEETINELRSRARNVLLTDAIASEEKVEHVAEDLANVAGMDAETARLLAAKGISTMEELADLAVDDLVEMTGMDPERAKSLIMTARAPWFAAEQSGG from the coding sequence ATGAGCCGCGAAATTCTTCTGGTGGTGGATGCGCTGGCGCGCGAAAAGAACGTGGACAGGGAAGTGGTGTTCTCCGCCCTCGAGCTCGCGCTCGCCTCGGCGACGAAGAAGCGGTTTCACGAGGACGTAGATGTCCGGGTGAGCATCGACCGGGAAACGGGCAAATACGAGACATTCCGTCGCTGGCACGTGGTGCCCGATGAAGAGTATGTGGACGAAGGCCTGCAGATCCCCCTTTCCGAGGCGCGCAAGAAGCAGCCGGACATCGAGGTGGGCGGCGTGATCGAGGAACACCTGGAACCCGTCGAGTTTGGGCGCATCGGTGCGCAGACGGCAAAGCAGGTGATCCTGCAGAAAATCCGGGAAGCGGAGCGGGAGCAGATTCTCAATGACTTCCTGGAGCGCAAGGAGCACCTGGTCACGGGCGTCATCAAGCGCATGGAGCGGGGCAATGCCATCATCGAGTCTGGTCGCATCGAGGCCGTGCTGCCGCGGGATCAGATGATTCCCAAGGAAAACCTGCGGGTGGGCGATCGGGTGCGCGCCTATCTACTCAAGATCGATCGTGCGGCGCGGGGCCCTCAGCTCATCCTGTCGCGCATCACGCCGGAGTTTCTGGTCAAGCTGTTCGAGCTGGAGGTACCCGAGATCGAGGAAGGTCTGATCGAGATCAAGGCGGCGGCACGCGACCCTGGAGTACGGGCGAAGATCGCCGTCAAGTCCAATGACCCCCGCATCGACCCACAGGGGACCTGTATCGGCATGCGGGGATCGCGCGTACAGGCCGTCACCAGCGAGCTCGCCGGTGAGCGGGTGGATATCGTGTTGTGGTCAGCGGACCCCGCGCAGTTCGTGATCAACGCACTGGCTCCAGCGGAAATCTCCAGCATCGTCGTCGACGAGGACAAGCACAGCATGGACGTGGTGGTGGAAGAGAACCAGCTTGCCCTGGCCATCGGCCGCGGTGGCCAGAACGTGCGCCTTGCCTCCGAGCTCACCGGCTGGGACCTCAATATCATGACCGCGGAAGAAGCCCAGCAGAAGAGCGCCGAAGAGGCGGAGCGGATCATGAAGGAGTTCATGGAAAAACTCGACGTGGACGAGGAAGTCGCCCAGGTGCTGGTGGAGGCGGGTTTCACGTCGTTGGAGGAAATCGCTTACGTGCCTTTGTCCGAGATGCTGGAGATCGAGGCCTTTGATGAGGAGACGATCAACGAACTGCGCAGCAGGGCCCGTAACGTGCTCCTCACCGACGCCATCGCCAGTGAAGAGAAAGTGGAGCACGTCGCCGAGGATTTGGCGAACGTGGCCGGGATGGATGCGGAAACCGCCCGCCTGCTGGCGGCCAAGGGGATCTCCACCATGGAGGAGCTGGCCGATCTCGCGGTGGACGATCTGGTGGAGATGACCGGCATGGACCCGGAGCGGGCCAAGAGCCTCATCATGACGGCGCGTGCGCCGTGGTTTGCGGCGGAACAGAGCGGCGGTTGA
- the infB gene encoding translation initiation factor IF-2, whose protein sequence is MPQMSVAQFASELGVAETVLLEQLKAAGVNKSAAEDPLTEQDKAQLLDYLRRAHGVKENRSKITLTRRETTEIRKADATGKARTIQVEVRKKRVLIKRDLVAPAAEPVAEAKPAQAVIDAEQQIKREEEARKAAELIARQKEEAEKRAQRARSRKAGEEAPKAEEAAPAEVAPQVTAETAPAAPAVEAKAEGTLHIPKAEETAEAEKKKGAKKKAAPATGWVEEGARKRGIKVKGDVSGAGWREKPRAGRHKAEEGAHAFTAPTEPIVREVLVPETITVAELAHRMAVKAAEVIKALMKMGTMVTINQVLDQETAMIVVEEMGHVAKPAALDNPEAYLEEAQVKEVEALPRAPVVTVMGHVDHGKTSLLDYIRRTRVASAEAGGITQHIGAYHVQTPRGMVTFLDTPGHEAFTAMRARGAKATDIVVLVVAADDGVMPQTIEAIHHAKAANVPLVVAINKIDKPEANPERVKQELSNHGVVPEEWGGDTMFVEVSAKTGQGIDDLLERVLLQAEVLDLKAPRDCPAKGLVIESRLDKGRGPVATVLVQSGTLHQGDVVLAGTAFGRVRAMLDENGRQVKEAGPSIPVEILGLSDVPQAGEEAIVVLDERKAREIALFRQGKYRDVKLAKQQAAKLENIFDQMAEGEVKSLALIIKADVQGSQEALTHALSKLSTPEVKVNIIHSGVGGITESDVNLALASKAVIIGFNVRADAQARKLAQSSGVDIRYYNIIYDAVDEIKAALSGMLAPEKKEQQLGLLEVRQVFRISKVGTVAGCYVLEGVVRRGASVRVIRDGVVVHTGELDSLKRFKEDVKEVKAGFECGLSIRNFNDIREGDQLEIFEVVEVARTL, encoded by the coding sequence ATGCCACAGATGAGCGTAGCGCAATTTGCCTCGGAGCTGGGCGTGGCGGAAACGGTGCTGCTCGAACAGCTCAAAGCGGCCGGGGTGAACAAGAGCGCTGCCGAAGATCCCCTGACCGAGCAGGACAAGGCGCAGCTTCTGGACTATCTGCGTCGCGCCCACGGGGTCAAAGAAAACCGCAGCAAGATCACGCTCACCCGGCGGGAGACGACGGAAATCCGCAAGGCGGACGCCACGGGCAAGGCGCGCACCATCCAGGTGGAGGTGCGCAAGAAGCGCGTCCTCATCAAGCGTGACCTGGTAGCGCCGGCGGCCGAACCCGTGGCCGAAGCCAAGCCCGCGCAGGCGGTGATCGATGCAGAGCAGCAGATCAAGCGCGAGGAAGAGGCAAGAAAAGCCGCCGAACTCATCGCCCGCCAGAAAGAGGAAGCGGAGAAACGGGCGCAACGTGCCCGCAGCCGGAAGGCCGGCGAAGAGGCGCCGAAAGCCGAAGAGGCAGCGCCTGCCGAGGTGGCGCCGCAGGTGACGGCGGAGACCGCACCCGCCGCCCCCGCGGTGGAAGCAAAAGCGGAAGGCACGCTGCACATTCCCAAGGCCGAGGAAACCGCGGAAGCCGAGAAGAAGAAGGGCGCCAAGAAAAAGGCTGCTCCGGCCACCGGCTGGGTGGAGGAAGGGGCAAGGAAGCGCGGCATCAAGGTGAAAGGGGATGTGAGCGGCGCCGGCTGGCGGGAGAAGCCCAGGGCGGGCCGGCACAAGGCCGAAGAGGGGGCCCATGCCTTCACCGCGCCGACGGAGCCCATCGTGCGCGAGGTGCTCGTGCCGGAGACCATCACGGTGGCGGAGCTTGCCCATCGCATGGCCGTCAAGGCGGCCGAGGTCATCAAGGCCCTGATGAAGATGGGAACCATGGTCACCATCAACCAGGTGCTGGATCAGGAAACGGCCATGATCGTGGTGGAAGAGATGGGGCATGTGGCCAAGCCGGCGGCGTTGGACAACCCCGAGGCCTATCTCGAGGAAGCCCAGGTCAAGGAGGTGGAAGCACTGCCCCGGGCGCCGGTGGTCACCGTCATGGGGCATGTGGACCACGGCAAAACCTCCTTGCTCGACTACATCCGCCGGACGCGGGTGGCGAGCGCCGAGGCGGGGGGCATTACCCAGCACATCGGGGCCTATCACGTACAGACCCCGCGCGGCATGGTCACTTTCCTCGACACACCGGGCCACGAGGCGTTCACCGCCATGCGCGCCCGGGGAGCCAAGGCAACTGACATCGTCGTCCTCGTGGTGGCGGCGGACGATGGCGTGATGCCGCAGACCATCGAGGCGATCCATCATGCCAAGGCGGCCAACGTGCCTCTGGTGGTGGCCATCAACAAGATCGACAAACCCGAAGCGAATCCCGAGCGGGTGAAACAGGAACTGTCCAACCACGGGGTGGTGCCCGAGGAGTGGGGCGGTGACACCATGTTCGTCGAAGTCTCCGCCAAGACCGGCCAAGGCATCGACGACTTGCTGGAACGGGTGCTCCTGCAGGCAGAGGTGCTGGACCTCAAGGCACCGCGGGACTGCCCGGCCAAGGGCCTGGTCATCGAATCCCGTCTGGACAAGGGCCGCGGGCCGGTGGCCACTGTGCTCGTGCAGTCGGGCACCTTGCATCAGGGTGATGTGGTGCTGGCGGGCACGGCTTTCGGCCGCGTGCGTGCGATGCTGGATGAGAACGGCCGGCAGGTGAAGGAGGCGGGGCCGTCCATCCCGGTGGAGATTCTCGGTCTGTCCGATGTTCCCCAGGCGGGCGAAGAGGCGATCGTCGTCCTCGACGAGCGCAAGGCGCGGGAAATTGCACTGTTCCGGCAGGGCAAATACCGGGACGTGAAGCTCGCCAAGCAACAGGCGGCGAAGCTGGAGAACATCTTTGATCAGATGGCCGAAGGCGAGGTGAAGTCCCTTGCCCTCATCATCAAGGCCGACGTGCAGGGGTCCCAGGAAGCGTTGACCCATGCCCTGAGCAAACTCTCCACGCCCGAGGTGAAGGTCAACATCATCCACAGCGGGGTGGGTGGCATCACCGAATCCGACGTCAACCTGGCCCTGGCCTCCAAGGCGGTGATCATCGGCTTCAACGTGCGTGCTGATGCGCAGGCGCGCAAACTCGCCCAGAGTTCGGGGGTGGACATCCGCTATTACAACATCATTTACGATGCGGTGGACGAGATCAAGGCGGCGCTGTCCGGCATGCTGGCGCCCGAGAAGAAGGAGCAGCAACTGGGCCTGCTGGAGGTGCGCCAGGTCTTCCGCATCTCCAAGGTGGGCACGGTGGCGGGCTGTTACGTGCTGGAGGGCGTGGTCCGGCGGGGCGCCAGCGTGCGGGTGATCCGCGACGGCGTGGTGGTGCACACCGGCGAGCTCGATTCCCTCAAACGCTTCAAGGAAGACGTGAAAGAGGTCAAGGCCGGGTTCGAATGCGGTTTGTCCATCCGCAATTTCAACGACATCCGCGAAGGCGACCAGCTCGAGATCTTCGAGGTCGTCGAGGTCGCCCGCACACTCTGA